A stretch of the Streptomyces sp. NBC_00078 genome encodes the following:
- a CDS encoding pitrilysin family protein, with translation MTATDDTIRHAALSNGLRIVAQRLPGQGAFGVAVNYRAGFRSEPEGRSGMAHLFEHLMFQGSTTIGAGGHFGYVQRLGGTVSGNTFTDVSDFHQLVPAGCERRVLEMEADRMQNLIIDQNRLDVQRRVVLEEINLKVKGSPYGGFPWTVLPQAIYSAWPNAHNGYGDEADLLEITVQECRDFYAAMYAPGNAVVAVAGDIDPDRVVQEAAEIFGVLDDRGSPKLPPLAEDPDSPACTRHHRDVLAPRPALALGRPLPAPSEIDAYAGFVVASMWLTGNDRSRLRRSLDSRGIPCASVCGLFGPWLAVAPDTFTFVAHHDPGQRDAVIEAFDEACSRLAATDSDGIDPARSQTYVSLLAQQDSALNEARALARSTLLFDDPGLIHRAMLATATVPVAHVHFAAEQLMSHQGRGYAELTTAGEA, from the coding sequence GTGACTGCTACAGACGACACGATCCGGCACGCGGCGCTGTCCAACGGGCTGCGTATCGTCGCGCAGCGTCTTCCCGGGCAGGGAGCCTTCGGCGTGGCGGTGAACTACCGCGCCGGATTCCGCAGCGAACCCGAGGGACGCTCGGGCATGGCACACCTCTTCGAGCACCTGATGTTCCAGGGCTCCACCACCATCGGCGCGGGCGGGCACTTCGGCTATGTCCAGCGGCTGGGCGGCACCGTGTCCGGCAACACCTTCACCGATGTCAGCGACTTCCACCAGCTGGTCCCGGCCGGATGCGAGCGGCGCGTCCTGGAGATGGAAGCCGACCGCATGCAGAACCTGATCATCGATCAGAACCGGCTGGACGTACAGCGCCGTGTTGTCCTGGAAGAGATCAACCTCAAGGTCAAGGGCAGCCCCTACGGCGGTTTTCCCTGGACGGTGCTGCCGCAGGCGATCTACTCGGCCTGGCCCAACGCCCACAACGGATACGGCGACGAAGCGGACCTGCTGGAGATCACCGTGCAGGAGTGCCGCGACTTCTACGCGGCCATGTACGCCCCGGGGAACGCCGTGGTCGCCGTCGCCGGCGATATCGACCCGGACCGGGTCGTCCAGGAGGCGGCGGAGATCTTCGGCGTGCTGGACGACCGGGGCAGTCCGAAACTGCCGCCGCTCGCGGAGGATCCGGACTCCCCCGCCTGCACTCGTCATCACCGTGACGTTCTGGCGCCGCGTCCGGCGCTGGCCCTCGGACGGCCCCTGCCCGCCCCGTCCGAGATCGACGCCTACGCCGGCTTCGTCGTGGCGTCGATGTGGCTGACCGGCAACGACCGCAGCCGGCTCCGGCGGTCCCTGGACAGCCGGGGCATCCCGTGCGCCTCGGTGTGCGGTTTGTTCGGCCCGTGGCTGGCCGTGGCGCCGGACACCTTCACCTTCGTCGCCCACCACGACCCGGGCCAACGGGACGCTGTCATCGAGGCGTTCGACGAGGCGTGCAGCCGCCTCGCCGCCACCGACAGCGACGGGATCGACCCGGCCAGGAGCCAGACCTACGTCTCCTTGCTGGCGCAGCAGGACTCCGCCCTGAACGAGGCCCGCGCCCTGGCCCGCTCCACTCTGCTGTTCGACGATCCCGGCCTGATCCACCGTGCCATGCTCGCCACCGCCACCGTGCCGGTCGCCCATGTCCACTTCGCCGCAGAGCAGCTGATGAGCCATCAGGGAAGAGGCTACGCAGAACTCACCACCGCAGGAGAAGCATGA
- a CDS encoding pitrilysin family protein, with the protein MTGTLVAQPHVLQSRSRNGAEIHVAPLATTPLVRVHLALRIDTPTLPDLARAEVFQAHWLTTAKVTALQRLGGTVQVARSQHWLSFAAMAPSTLFQETIDTVCSAAASVQTSDDELRQATDRARRQARSTAARPAAISTELVTLAALGHVPPALSTQLTGPMWDALTAPDIVSFAPRHSTGSPAHLVICGDIPPDRTLELACTAMDPLPAGTHRPTPLFPGPVNGDGARQEHTRPGWSVAHLRYAYNGLHRSHPLFPASLLATAALGYFSGRINSRVRERLGLAYRTDASVGQYLDLDMVFVEADVAPDHADTADTEITSIVDNFTERGIEDAELEDVTSFVTGQYALALSSQTGLAASLLSYATSGLGVPEISGLPRAISGTTAAQVTEAARLVYGPGPAAHVVVRPAIPEEG; encoded by the coding sequence ATGACCGGCACCCTCGTGGCCCAGCCCCATGTCCTTCAGAGCCGCTCCAGGAACGGCGCGGAGATCCACGTGGCGCCTCTGGCCACCACCCCTCTGGTGCGGGTCCATCTCGCATTGCGCATCGACACGCCGACCTTGCCCGACCTCGCCCGGGCCGAGGTGTTCCAGGCGCACTGGCTGACCACGGCGAAAGTCACCGCCCTGCAGCGGCTCGGCGGAACAGTGCAGGTCGCACGCAGCCAGCACTGGCTCAGCTTCGCCGCCATGGCACCGAGCACCCTGTTCCAAGAGACCATCGACACCGTGTGCTCGGCGGCCGCATCCGTGCAGACCAGCGACGACGAGCTGCGCCAGGCCACGGACAGGGCTCGCCGACAGGCACGCAGCACGGCCGCACGCCCCGCCGCCATCAGCACCGAACTCGTCACCCTGGCCGCCCTGGGACACGTGCCTCCCGCGCTGTCCACCCAGCTCACCGGCCCCATGTGGGACGCCCTCACCGCGCCGGACATCGTCTCCTTCGCACCTCGCCACAGCACGGGATCCCCGGCCCACTTGGTGATATGCGGAGACATACCGCCCGACCGGACCCTGGAACTGGCGTGCACCGCCATGGACCCGCTGCCCGCCGGAACCCACCGACCCACGCCTCTGTTTCCCGGACCGGTGAACGGGGACGGCGCACGCCAGGAACACACCCGGCCTGGCTGGTCCGTCGCGCATCTGCGCTACGCCTACAACGGTCTACACAGGAGCCACCCCCTCTTCCCCGCGTCGCTGTTGGCCACGGCCGCGCTCGGTTACTTCTCGGGCCGCATCAATAGCCGGGTCCGCGAACGACTCGGACTCGCCTACCGCACCGATGCCTCGGTCGGCCAGTACCTCGACCTCGACATGGTCTTCGTCGAGGCCGACGTCGCTCCCGACCACGCCGACACCGCGGACACGGAGATCACCTCGATCGTGGACAACTTCACCGAGCGGGGCATCGAAGACGCCGAGCTCGAGGACGTCACCTCCTTCGTCACCGGCCAGTACGCCCTCGCCCTGTCCTCCCAGACCGGCCTCGCCGCCTCCCTGTTGTCCTACGCGACCTCCGGGCTGGGCGTCCCCGAGATATCCGGCCTGCCCCGCGCGATCAGCGGGACCACGGCCGCACAGGTGACAGAAGCGGCACGTCTCGTCTACGGCCCGGGACCCGCTGCCCACGTCGTCGTCCGCCCGGCGATCCCCGAGGAAGGCTGA